From Ramlibacter agri, a single genomic window includes:
- a CDS encoding CoA pyrophosphatase, which translates to MTSNASHLPPETALSKIPGFDPRRAPVVGIDSQLPEVRADRLLPAALRARFAAPPAWEPEIVLERRFTDRQPAQASVLVPIVTRERPMVLLTERTAHLTTHSGQVAFPGGKRDETDIDAADTALREAQEEIGLAREEAEVLGMLPTYTTGTMFIVTPVIALVRPDYHATLNANEVADAFEVPLDFLMNPAHHHRHAIDIGGVRREWLSMPYYDGTRERFIWGATAAMLRNFYRFLAA; encoded by the coding sequence ATGACATCCAACGCTTCCCACCTGCCCCCCGAAACTGCGCTGTCCAAGATCCCCGGCTTCGACCCGCGCCGGGCGCCGGTGGTCGGCATCGACAGCCAGCTGCCGGAAGTGCGGGCGGACCGCCTGCTGCCGGCCGCCCTGCGCGCCCGCTTCGCGGCGCCGCCGGCCTGGGAGCCGGAGATCGTCCTGGAGCGCCGCTTCACCGACCGCCAGCCGGCCCAGGCCTCGGTGCTGGTGCCCATCGTCACGCGCGAGCGCCCGATGGTGCTGCTGACGGAGCGCACGGCGCACCTCACCACGCATTCGGGCCAGGTGGCCTTCCCCGGCGGCAAGCGCGACGAGACCGACATCGACGCGGCCGACACGGCGCTGCGCGAGGCGCAGGAGGAGATCGGCCTGGCGCGCGAGGAGGCCGAGGTGCTGGGCATGTTGCCCACCTACACCACGGGCACGATGTTCATCGTCACGCCGGTGATCGCGCTGGTGCGCCCGGACTACCACGCGACGCTGAACGCGAACGAGGTTGCCGACGCCTTCGAGGTGCCGCTGGACTTCCTGATGAACCCGGCGCACCACCACCGCCACGCCATCGACATCGGCGGGGTGCGGCGCGAGTGGCTGTCGATGCCGTACTACGACGGCACCCGCGAGCGCTTCATCTGGGGCGCGACGGCGGCGATGCTGCGCAATTTCTACCGGTTCCTGGCTGCGTAA
- the rplS gene encoding 50S ribosomal protein L19, with protein MNLIQTLEQEEIARLGKNVPEFAPGDTVIVSVNVVEGTRKRVQAYEGVVIAKRNRGLNSAFTVRKISSGEGVERTFQTYSPLIAGVEVKRRGDVRRAKLYYLRERSGKSARIKEKLAHRVKDVAAE; from the coding sequence ATGAACCTGATCCAGACCCTCGAGCAAGAGGAAATCGCCCGCCTGGGCAAGAACGTTCCCGAATTCGCCCCCGGCGACACCGTGATCGTTTCCGTGAACGTCGTCGAAGGCACCCGCAAGCGCGTGCAGGCCTACGAAGGCGTCGTGATCGCCAAGCGCAACCGCGGCCTGAACAGCGCGTTCACCGTGCGCAAGATCTCCAGCGGCGAAGGCGTCGAGCGGACCTTCCAGACCTACAGCCCGCTGATCGCCGGCGTCGAAGTCAAGCGCCGCGGCGACGTCCGCCGCGCCAAGCTGTACTACCTGCGCGAGCGTTCCGGCAAGTCGGCCCGCATCAAGGAAAAGCTGGCCCACCGCGTGAAGGACGTCGCCGCCGAATAA
- the trmD gene encoding tRNA (guanosine(37)-N1)-methyltransferase TrmD, with protein sequence MRFDVITLFPELFAPFLTAGVTRRAYETKQVDVRLWNLRDFAEGNYRRVDDRPFGGGPGMVMLAEPLAKCLAAIKADRDDDAPVVLFSPIGQRLDHGQVERWSASEGAVLLCGRYEGIDQRFIDAHVDVQLSLGDFVLSGGEIAAMALLDAVARLQPGVLNDAGSHQEDSFNPALDGLLDCPHYTRPEEWDGRKVPEELLSGHHARIEAWRRQQRLALTARERPDLIAAARQAGRLTRADEAFLAGL encoded by the coding sequence ATGCGCTTCGACGTCATCACGCTGTTCCCCGAGCTGTTCGCCCCCTTCCTCACGGCCGGCGTGACGCGCCGCGCCTACGAGACGAAGCAGGTCGACGTGCGCCTGTGGAACCTGCGCGATTTCGCCGAGGGCAATTACCGGCGCGTGGACGACCGGCCCTTCGGCGGCGGCCCCGGCATGGTGATGCTGGCCGAGCCGCTGGCGAAGTGCCTGGCGGCCATCAAGGCCGATCGCGATGACGACGCGCCGGTCGTGCTCTTTTCCCCGATCGGCCAGCGCCTGGACCACGGCCAGGTGGAACGCTGGTCCGCCAGCGAAGGCGCCGTCCTGCTGTGCGGCCGCTACGAAGGCATCGACCAGCGCTTCATCGATGCGCATGTCGACGTGCAGCTGAGCCTGGGCGACTTCGTGCTTTCGGGCGGCGAGATTGCCGCGATGGCGCTGCTGGACGCGGTGGCGCGGCTGCAGCCCGGCGTGCTGAACGACGCCGGCAGCCACCAGGAGGACAGCTTCAACCCCGCGCTGGACGGCCTGCTGGATTGCCCGCACTACACCCGGCCCGAGGAATGGGACGGCCGGAAGGTGCCGGAGGAACTGCTGTCCGGCCACCATGCCCGCATCGAGGCCTGGCGGCGCCAGCAGCGCCTGGCGCTGACGGCCCGCGAGCGGCCGGACCTGATCGCCGCGGCCCGCCAGGCCGGCCGGCTGACCCGGGCCGACGAGGCTTTCCTGGCCGGGTTATAA
- a CDS encoding acyltransferase family protein, whose protein sequence is MNYNPALDGLRAVAVLVVMLFHARAPLAPAGYLGVDVFFVLSGFLITSLLLAEMDASGRIDLAGFWRRRLLRLAPALLAMLAAYVLIAPYLWPEVADHGTQAALAAVYLSDYGVAFWGTPHFLSHTWSLAVEMHFYLLWPVLLWAACRRWTRASLPAVLAFAWVLATLVRWVWLVRGQDWIEVYYRTDTRLSGLLLGACLAAALRDPRWRLALRRWLPWALWLPLPALLLIAHFHWGDLWVLTWGMGLVELATAAVIFGARDRSSQLAKMLSRPLLAWVGRISYGLYLWHYPVFCWLRETRRWEDVLLVGIPLSVALAAGSFHTLEAWATRRRAARAPALAR, encoded by the coding sequence ATGAATTACAACCCCGCGCTGGATGGCCTGCGGGCCGTGGCCGTCCTGGTGGTGATGCTGTTCCACGCCCGGGCGCCGCTGGCGCCGGCCGGCTACCTGGGCGTCGACGTGTTCTTCGTCCTGAGCGGCTTCCTCATCACCTCGCTGCTGCTGGCGGAAATGGATGCCAGTGGCCGCATCGACCTGGCGGGCTTCTGGCGCCGGCGCCTGCTGCGGCTCGCCCCGGCTTTGCTGGCGATGCTTGCGGCCTATGTGCTCATCGCGCCCTACCTCTGGCCGGAAGTCGCCGACCATGGAACGCAGGCGGCGCTGGCGGCCGTCTACCTCTCCGATTACGGCGTGGCGTTCTGGGGCACGCCGCACTTCCTGAGCCACACCTGGTCGCTGGCGGTGGAGATGCACTTCTACCTGCTCTGGCCGGTGCTGCTGTGGGCGGCCTGCCGGCGCTGGACGCGCGCTTCGCTGCCGGCCGTCCTGGCCTTCGCCTGGGTGCTTGCAACCCTCGTGCGCTGGGTCTGGCTGGTGCGCGGCCAGGACTGGATCGAGGTCTACTACCGCACCGACACGCGCCTGTCCGGCCTGCTGCTGGGGGCCTGCCTGGCCGCCGCGCTGCGCGACCCGCGCTGGCGCCTCGCGCTGCGCCGCTGGCTGCCCTGGGCCTTGTGGCTGCCGCTGCCGGCGCTGCTGCTCATCGCCCATTTCCATTGGGGCGACCTCTGGGTGCTGACCTGGGGCATGGGCCTGGTGGAGCTGGCCACCGCCGCGGTGATCTTCGGCGCGCGCGACCGCTCTTCCCAGCTGGCGAAGATGCTTTCGCGCCCGCTGCTGGCCTGGGTGGGGCGCATCTCCTACGGGCTGTACCTGTGGCACTATCCCGTGTTCTGCTGGCTGCGCGAAACGCGCCGCTGGGAAGACGTGCTCCTGGTGGGCATCCCGCTCAGCGTGGCGCTGGCCGCCGGCTCCTTCCATACCCTGGAGGCCTGGGCCACCCGCCGGCGCGCGGCCCGGGCGCCGGCGCTGGCGCGCTAG
- the rimM gene encoding ribosome maturation factor RimM (Essential for efficient processing of 16S rRNA): MAAPGRAAAPALPAGIDATELPADAIEIGRIADAWGIKGWFKVLPHSADPQALFSSKRWYLQPPERGPKAFSGTVLLKIREAKDHSDSIVARCDEVDDRGGAEALKGARVFVPRSSFPTASDDEYYWVDLLGLDVFNREGVHLGKVKDLLSTGPQTVLVLEYEEDGKAQERMLPFVSAYVDGVDLPGKRINVDWQLDY, encoded by the coding sequence ATGGCTGCGCCCGGCCGCGCGGCAGCCCCCGCGCTGCCGGCAGGAATCGATGCCACGGAATTGCCCGCGGATGCCATCGAAATCGGGCGCATCGCCGATGCCTGGGGCATCAAGGGCTGGTTCAAGGTCCTGCCCCACAGCGCCGACCCGCAGGCGCTGTTTTCCTCCAAGCGCTGGTACCTGCAGCCGCCGGAAAGAGGCCCCAAGGCCTTCTCCGGCACGGTGCTGCTGAAGATCCGCGAAGCCAAGGACCACTCCGATTCCATCGTCGCCCGCTGCGACGAGGTGGATGACCGCGGTGGCGCCGAGGCGCTGAAGGGCGCGCGCGTGTTCGTGCCGCGCTCCTCCTTCCCCACCGCCTCCGACGACGAGTACTACTGGGTCGACCTGCTGGGCCTGGACGTCTTCAACCGCGAAGGCGTGCACCTGGGCAAGGTCAAGGACCTGCTTTCCACCGGCCCGCAGACGGTGCTGGTGCTGGAATACGAAGAGGACGGCAAGGCGCAGGAGCGCATGCTGCCTTTCGTCTCCGCCTACGTCGACGGCGTGGACCTCCCCGGCAAGCGCATCAACGTCGACTGGCAGCTGGATTACTAG